A single window of Achromobacter xylosoxidans DNA harbors:
- a CDS encoding ComF family protein: protein MRTIVAFDYEAPADTLIGQLKTQLRLSAAPVLARLLAHAVWCEPPAQALLLVAVPSSRASLRRRGMNPAAEIARSLAAQLGWPWLRAALRRRRETPRQTALGRQARLAGARGVFHCPHDLRGRHVGLVDDVMTTASTADAAARALLAAGAASVTVLVAARTPRGR from the coding sequence GTGCGCACGATCGTCGCGTTCGATTACGAGGCGCCGGCCGATACGCTGATCGGCCAGCTCAAGACCCAGTTGCGACTCAGCGCTGCGCCGGTGCTGGCGCGCCTGCTGGCACACGCGGTGTGGTGCGAGCCGCCGGCGCAAGCGCTGCTGTTGGTGGCGGTGCCGTCCAGCCGTGCCTCGCTGCGCCGGCGCGGGATGAACCCGGCGGCCGAGATCGCCCGTAGTCTCGCGGCGCAACTGGGTTGGCCATGGTTGCGGGCGGCGCTGCGGCGGCGGCGCGAAACGCCCCGGCAGACGGCCCTGGGGCGCCAGGCGCGCCTGGCCGGCGCGCGCGGGGTGTTCCATTGTCCGCATGATCTGCGCGGCCGCCATGTCGGCCTGGTGGATGACGTCATGACCACGGCCAGCACCGCGGATGCCGCCGCCCGCGCCTTGCTGGCGGCGGGGGCGGCCAGCGTGACGGTGCTGGTGGCGGCGCGCACGCCGCGCGGCCGCTGA
- a CDS encoding tRNA (cytidine(34)-2'-O)-methyltransferase, which produces MFHVILVCPEIPPNTGNAIRLCANTGAQLHLVRPLGFELDDARMRRAGLDYHEWQPVRVHDTLQEALDDTGASASHIYALTTQAQRSVGDVRFEPGDVFVFGRESAGLSAEHHALFAPQQRLRLPMRTGQRSLNLSNAVAVTVFEAWRQQGYEGGV; this is translated from the coding sequence ATGTTCCACGTCATCCTCGTTTGTCCCGAGATCCCGCCCAACACGGGCAATGCGATCCGCCTGTGCGCCAATACCGGTGCGCAGTTGCACCTGGTGCGGCCGCTGGGATTCGAGCTCGACGATGCCCGCATGCGGCGGGCGGGGCTGGATTACCACGAATGGCAGCCGGTGCGAGTGCACGACACCTTGCAGGAGGCGCTGGACGACACCGGCGCGTCCGCCTCGCATATCTACGCGTTGACGACCCAGGCGCAGCGCAGTGTGGGCGACGTCCGCTTCGAACCGGGCGATGTGTTCGTGTTCGGGCGGGAAAGCGCCGGGTTGTCGGCCGAGCACCACGCGCTGTTTGCGCCGCAGCAGCGGCTGCGATTGCCGATGCGGACCGGCCAGCGGAGCCTGAACCTGTCGAACGCGGTGGCGGTGACGGTATTCGAGGCCTGGCGGCAGCAGGGGTATGAAGGCGGCGTTTAG
- a CDS encoding methyltransferase domain-containing protein encodes MSLPAPATPPSLPLVAADVPRQFARRGDLSEAQFLYGEVARRMLGRLQYIRVQPQAMLDAGCGAGDNLPLLRERYAEAAYTGLDNCEALLEVARKRHAPGGLSAWIGKLARRGPANAFVNADLAASGLAPESLELVWSNLALHWHREPHAVLAEWRRILKVGGLAMFSCLGPATLRELRQALDDAGLRTATPAFVDMHDFGDLLVENGFADPVMDQEILTLTYRTPEKLLQDVRALGGNPAAGRRGGLVGRDWRDRLCAALEAQRRPDGVIALSIEVAYGHAWRAATHRGVAGETRLSVSAIGGRQRGTP; translated from the coding sequence ATGTCCCTGCCAGCACCCGCCACCCCGCCTTCGCTCCCCCTGGTCGCCGCCGACGTGCCGCGGCAGTTCGCCCGCCGCGGCGACCTGTCGGAGGCCCAGTTCCTGTACGGCGAGGTCGCCCGTCGCATGCTGGGACGGCTGCAGTACATCCGCGTCCAGCCCCAGGCCATGCTCGACGCCGGCTGTGGCGCCGGTGACAACCTGCCGCTGTTGCGCGAACGCTATGCCGAGGCCGCGTACACCGGGCTGGACAATTGCGAAGCCTTGCTGGAAGTCGCCCGCAAGCGCCATGCGCCCGGCGGACTGTCCGCCTGGATCGGCAAGCTGGCGCGGCGCGGCCCGGCCAACGCCTTCGTCAACGCCGACCTGGCCGCGAGCGGCCTGGCGCCCGAATCGCTGGAATTGGTGTGGTCGAACCTTGCCCTGCACTGGCACCGCGAGCCGCACGCCGTCCTGGCCGAATGGCGCCGCATCCTCAAGGTGGGGGGACTGGCGATGTTCTCCTGTCTTGGGCCCGCCACCCTGCGCGAACTGCGCCAGGCGCTGGACGACGCCGGCCTGCGCACGGCCACGCCGGCCTTCGTCGACATGCACGACTTCGGTGACCTGCTGGTGGAGAATGGCTTCGCCGATCCGGTCATGGACCAGGAAATCCTGACGCTGACCTACCGCACGCCGGAAAAACTGCTGCAGGACGTGCGCGCGCTGGGCGGCAACCCCGCTGCCGGCCGCCGCGGCGGCCTGGTGGGACGGGACTGGCGCGATCGCCTGTGCGCGGCGCTCGAAGCGCAGCGGCGGCCGGACGGGGTCATCGCCCTGAGCATCGAAGTGGCCTATGGCCATGCGTGGCGGGCCGCCACCCATCGCGGCGTGGCGGGAGAGACCCGCCTGTCGGTCAGCGCCATCGGCGGCCGGCAGCGCGGCACGCCTTGA
- the gpmA gene encoding 2,3-diphosphoglycerate-dependent phosphoglycerate mutase, giving the protein MHKLVLMRHGESQWNLENRFTGWTDVDLTETGREQARKAGELLKKEGYTFDLAYSSVLKRAIRTLWIALDAMDAMYTPVGVNWRLNERHYGALQGLNKAETAAKYGDEQVLIWRRAYAIAPEPLSLDDERHPRFDSRYARIPAEQLPATECLKDTVARVLPFWNESIAPAIRAGRKVLIAAHGNSLRALIKHLDNVSDDDIVNLNIPTGQPLVYELDDDLRPIRHYYLGDAAEIEAAMAAVAAQGKAKKD; this is encoded by the coding sequence ATGCACAAACTCGTTCTGATGCGCCACGGCGAAAGCCAGTGGAATCTGGAAAACCGCTTCACCGGCTGGACCGACGTCGACCTGACCGAAACCGGCCGCGAACAGGCCCGCAAGGCGGGCGAACTGCTCAAGAAGGAAGGCTACACCTTCGACCTGGCCTACTCGTCGGTGCTCAAGCGCGCCATCCGCACCCTGTGGATCGCCCTGGACGCCATGGACGCCATGTACACGCCGGTGGGCGTGAACTGGCGCCTGAACGAGCGCCACTACGGCGCCCTGCAGGGCCTGAACAAGGCCGAGACCGCCGCCAAGTACGGCGACGAGCAGGTGCTGATCTGGCGCCGCGCCTACGCCATCGCGCCGGAACCCCTGTCGCTGGACGACGAGCGCCATCCGCGCTTCGACAGCCGCTACGCCCGGATCCCGGCCGAGCAGCTGCCGGCCACCGAGTGCCTCAAGGACACCGTGGCGCGCGTGCTGCCGTTCTGGAACGAATCCATCGCCCCGGCCATCCGTGCCGGCCGCAAGGTGCTCATCGCCGCCCACGGCAACAGCCTGCGCGCCCTGATCAAGCACCTGGACAACGTCTCGGACGACGATATCGTCAACCTCAACATCCCCACCGGCCAGCCGCTGGTGTATGAACTGGATGATGACCTGCGCCCCATCCGCCACTATTATCTGGGCGATGCCGCCGAGATCGAGGCGGCCATGGCCGCCGTCGCGGCCCAGGGCAAGGCTAAGAAGGACTGA
- a CDS encoding rhodanese-like domain-containing protein, translating into MDLLQFLLDKNNIFIVAVTLVSGVMLAIPALRKGRTGSAVSTTEAIQMVNQRQAVWVDVRPAEQFQAGHIAQARSLPVADLEQKAASLPKNKPLVVVCDNGRDSARAAAKLRAQGFADVVPLEGGMRAWLAASLPVTQKG; encoded by the coding sequence GTGGACCTTCTGCAATTCTTGCTCGATAAAAACAACATCTTCATTGTCGCCGTAACCCTCGTTTCCGGCGTCATGCTGGCCATTCCCGCCCTGCGCAAGGGCCGCACCGGCTCGGCCGTCAGCACCACGGAAGCCATCCAGATGGTCAACCAGCGCCAGGCCGTGTGGGTCGACGTGCGTCCCGCCGAGCAGTTCCAGGCCGGCCACATTGCCCAGGCACGCAGCTTGCCGGTTGCCGACCTGGAACAGAAAGCCGCCTCGCTGCCCAAGAACAAGCCGCTGGTCGTGGTTTGCGACAATGGCCGCGATTCCGCCCGCGCCGCCGCCAAGCTGCGCGCGCAGGGCTTTGCCGACGTCGTGCCGCTCGAAGGCGGCATGCGCGCCTGGCTGGCCGCCAGCCTGCCGGTCACCCAGAAGGGTTGA
- a CDS encoding NAD(P)H-dependent glycerol-3-phosphate dehydrogenase has protein sequence MNQPTPPGLRVAVLGAGSWGTALAAAASRRQPTVLWARDPAQAADMAARHENARYLPGIALPQTLTLSSDLDATLRSLKQDGAAGLIILGVPVAGLAATCAELAHRLPALGLQDTPIVWTCKGFEADTARLPHEIVREALPDAIGGALSGPSFAREVAQGLPVALTVASGNAALRAATTQALHGAALRVYASADLVGVEVGGALKNVIAVACGIGDGLALGTNARAALITRGLAEMTRFGVALGAQAETFAGLTGLGDLVLTATGELSRNRRVGLEIGAGRKLADILASGVTAEGVRCARAALERARAIGVELPITEAVCAVLFEGVAPMTAVSALLARNARDEHGDGG, from the coding sequence ATGAACCAACCCACTCCGCCCGGCCTGCGCGTCGCCGTCCTGGGCGCGGGCAGCTGGGGCACCGCGCTGGCGGCGGCCGCGAGCCGCCGCCAGCCCACCGTACTCTGGGCGCGCGATCCGGCGCAGGCCGCCGACATGGCCGCCCGCCATGAAAACGCGCGCTATCTGCCCGGCATTGCGCTGCCGCAGACTCTGACCCTCTCCTCCGATCTCGACGCGACCCTGCGCAGCCTCAAGCAGGACGGCGCGGCGGGATTGATCATCCTGGGCGTACCGGTGGCAGGCCTTGCCGCCACCTGCGCCGAACTGGCGCACCGCCTGCCCGCCCTGGGCCTGCAGGACACACCCATCGTCTGGACCTGCAAGGGCTTCGAGGCCGACACGGCCCGGCTGCCGCATGAAATCGTGCGCGAAGCCCTGCCGGACGCCATCGGCGGCGCGCTATCGGGCCCGTCCTTTGCCCGCGAAGTCGCGCAGGGCCTGCCCGTGGCGCTGACCGTCGCCAGCGGCAACGCTGCCCTGCGCGCCGCCACCACCCAGGCCCTGCACGGCGCCGCGCTGCGCGTCTACGCCAGCGCCGACCTGGTCGGCGTGGAAGTCGGGGGCGCGCTCAAGAACGTCATCGCCGTGGCCTGCGGCATCGGCGACGGCCTGGCGCTGGGCACCAACGCCCGCGCCGCGCTGATCACGCGCGGCCTGGCCGAAATGACCCGTTTCGGCGTCGCCCTGGGCGCGCAGGCCGAAACCTTCGCCGGCCTGACCGGCCTGGGCGACCTGGTATTGACCGCGACCGGCGAACTGTCGCGCAACCGCCGCGTGGGCCTGGAAATCGGCGCCGGCCGCAAGCTGGCCGACATCCTGGCCAGCGGCGTCACGGCCGAGGGCGTACGCTGCGCGCGCGCCGCGCTCGAACGCGCCCGCGCCATCGGCGTGGAGCTGCCCATCACCGAGGCCGTCTGCGCCGTGCTGTTCGAAGGCGTGGCGCCCATGACGGCCGTCTCCGCGCTGCTGGCGCGCAATGCCCGCGACGAGCACGGCGACGGCGGCTGA
- the grxC gene encoding glutaredoxin 3, which translates to MNKVVMYSKDYCPYCARAKALLEQRGVTDLEIIQIDREPGQRDRMIERTGRRTVPQIFIGDTHVGGCDDLMALDRSGGLVPMLNGSGPG; encoded by the coding sequence ATGAACAAAGTTGTCATGTACAGCAAGGACTATTGTCCCTATTGCGCCCGCGCCAAGGCGCTGCTGGAGCAGCGCGGCGTGACCGACCTGGAAATCATCCAGATCGACCGTGAACCCGGCCAGCGCGATCGCATGATCGAACGCACCGGCCGTCGCACGGTGCCGCAGATCTTCATCGGCGATACCCACGTCGGCGGTTGCGACGACCTGATGGCGCTGGACCGCTCGGGCGGCCTGGTGCCCATGCTCAACGGCTCAGGCCCCGGCTGA
- a CDS encoding YbdK family carboxylate-amine ligase — translation MEQIPFISSAPNTLGIELELQLIDPRSFDLTAASDELLAQMANHPIADRVKPEITRSMIELNSSVHEHPMGLLAEMREMRDALVEAADAVGVSVAGGGAHPFMRWQERSISDTPRFQYLAEMYGYLARQFTVFGQHIHLGVKSGDEAIKLLRRLSPYVPHFIALSASSPYCEGVDTLFSCSRLNAVNSFPLAGHMPAEVKDWYQFEAHLAQLRAYGLAESIKDLYWDIRPKPEFGTVEIRVCDTPLTVERACQIAAFAQALAVLLMREDDPSDKAWLSYRSNHFQACRFGLQGSYVTPDGQRLRLMDHLRALFQRLMPVAEELGTGDMIAALRDEAMRSGNDARWLRSQFHRLRDLPLVVESMSQAWRGESTQAAAPAEPTAVLRRRIRANSEPMQPLSAAEPGVTVTLPERLH, via the coding sequence ATGGAACAGATCCCGTTCATTTCGTCGGCCCCCAACACCCTGGGCATCGAACTCGAGCTGCAACTGATCGACCCCCGCAGTTTTGACCTGACCGCAGCTTCTGACGAACTGCTGGCCCAAATGGCCAACCATCCCATTGCCGACCGCGTCAAACCGGAAATCACGCGGTCCATGATTGAATTGAATTCCTCGGTGCACGAGCACCCCATGGGCCTGCTGGCCGAAATGCGCGAAATGCGCGATGCCCTGGTCGAAGCGGCCGATGCCGTCGGCGTTTCGGTGGCGGGCGGCGGCGCCCACCCCTTCATGCGCTGGCAGGAACGCTCCATTTCGGATACGCCCCGCTTCCAGTACCTGGCCGAAATGTATGGTTACCTGGCGCGTCAATTTACGGTTTTCGGCCAGCACATCCACCTGGGCGTGAAAAGCGGCGACGAAGCTATCAAACTGTTGCGCCGGCTTTCGCCCTATGTGCCTCACTTCATCGCCTTGTCCGCCTCGTCGCCCTATTGCGAAGGCGTGGATACCCTGTTCTCGTGCTCACGCCTGAACGCGGTCAACAGTTTCCCGCTGGCTGGCCACATGCCGGCCGAGGTCAAGGACTGGTACCAGTTCGAGGCGCACCTGGCGCAGCTGCGCGCCTACGGCCTGGCCGAGAGCATCAAGGACCTGTACTGGGACATCCGTCCCAAACCGGAATTCGGCACCGTGGAAATCCGGGTCTGCGACACGCCGTTGACCGTCGAGCGCGCCTGCCAGATCGCGGCGTTCGCCCAGGCGCTCGCGGTGCTGCTGATGCGCGAGGACGATCCCAGCGACAAGGCCTGGCTGTCCTACCGCAGCAATCATTTCCAGGCCTGCCGTTTCGGCCTGCAAGGCAGCTACGTGACGCCGGATGGCCAGCGCCTGCGCCTGATGGACCACCTGCGCGCCTTGTTCCAGCGGCTGATGCCGGTGGCCGAAGAACTGGGAACCGGGGACATGATCGCGGCGTTGCGCGATGAGGCCATGCGCAGCGGCAACGATGCGCGCTGGTTGCGCAGCCAGTTCCATCGCCTGCGCGATCTGCCGCTGGTGGTGGAGTCGATGTCGCAAGCCTGGCGCGGCGAGTCAACCCAGGCGGCGGCGCCGGCCGAGCCGACCGCGGTGTTGCGGCGGCGCATCCGCGCCAACTCCGAGCCCATGCAACCCTTGTCGGCGGCGGAACCGGGCGTGACGGTGACGCTGCCCGAACGGCTGCACTAA
- the secB gene encoding protein-export chaperone SecB gives MADQDQNTQQEGGNDAPSFNLQRVYLKDLSLEMPNAPHVFLEQEAPQVEVSITVGGQRLAETVFETTVTVTVTTRVNDKVVYLVEGTQAGIFEAANIPEEQLDPLLGIVCPTMLYPYLRANIADAITRTSMPPLHLTEVNFQALYEQRLAELQQQQQSNANGNGNGSDSGIILPASATRQ, from the coding sequence ATGGCTGATCAAGACCAAAACACCCAGCAAGAAGGCGGCAACGACGCGCCCTCGTTCAATCTGCAGCGCGTCTACCTGAAAGACCTTTCGCTGGAAATGCCGAACGCGCCCCACGTCTTCCTGGAGCAGGAAGCGCCCCAGGTCGAGGTGAGCATCACCGTGGGCGGCCAGCGTCTGGCCGAAACCGTGTTCGAAACCACGGTCACCGTCACCGTCACCACCCGCGTCAACGACAAGGTCGTGTACCTGGTCGAAGGCACCCAGGCCGGCATCTTCGAAGCCGCCAACATCCCTGAAGAACAGCTCGATCCGCTGCTGGGCATCGTCTGCCCGACGATGCTGTACCCGTACCTGCGCGCCAACATCGCCGATGCGATCACCCGCACCTCGATGCCGCCGCTGCACCTGACCGAAGTGAACTTCCAGGCCCTGTACGAGCAACGCCTGGCGGAACTGCAGCAACAACAGCAAAGCAATGCCAACGGCAATGGCAATGGCAGCGACTCGGGCATCATCCTGCCCGCCAGCGCCACCCGCCAGTAA
- a CDS encoding TrkH family potassium uptake protein, producing the protein MKRVLATLHILGLTMVMFALTMLIPLGVAYVGGDAARDAFLHGFLISVGIGVALAALTRRSRSELRARDGFVLVSAVWAGLPLLAAIPLLIYFHRAGLPLSFTGAYFEAMSGLTTTGATVLTNLDALPASINLWRATLIWIGGMGILVLAVAILPLLGVGGHQVVRAETPGPMKDERLTPRIASTAKALYAVYFAFSILCFLAYRAVGLSWFEAWCHMATTMGLGGFSTWDDGFAHFDSVAVEMVAMVFMLIAGINFATHFNAFRQRSPRAYLRCPEAIPYLVVVLGVGLVISVFLYVKGVYQEPLQALRYGMFNTISMATTTGYANTDFAQWPLFAPLTMLLLSGFATSAGSTGGGIKMIRAILLVKQARNELVTMLHPHAVSPVRINGRAVEARTMSSVLAFMLFYGLSIAVFTSLLLLSGLDPITAFSAVFASVNNTGPGLGPVGPMGNFAVLSDFQIWVCTFAMLIGRLELLTVLVLFTPIFWRK; encoded by the coding sequence ATGAAGCGCGTCCTGGCCACCCTGCATATCCTCGGCCTGACCATGGTGATGTTTGCCCTCACCATGCTGATCCCGCTGGGCGTGGCCTACGTGGGCGGCGACGCGGCGCGCGACGCCTTCCTGCATGGCTTCCTGATTTCCGTCGGCATCGGCGTGGCGCTCGCGGCACTGACCCGGCGTTCGCGCAGCGAGCTGCGCGCGCGCGACGGATTCGTGCTGGTGTCGGCGGTTTGGGCCGGGCTGCCGCTGCTGGCGGCGATTCCGTTGCTGATCTATTTCCACCGCGCCGGCCTGCCGCTGTCGTTCACCGGCGCGTATTTCGAGGCCATGTCGGGGCTGACGACCACTGGCGCCACCGTCCTGACCAATCTGGATGCGCTGCCCGCCTCGATCAACCTGTGGCGCGCCACCCTGATCTGGATCGGCGGCATGGGGATCCTGGTGCTGGCGGTGGCCATCCTGCCGCTGCTGGGCGTGGGCGGCCACCAGGTGGTACGGGCCGAAACGCCCGGCCCCATGAAGGACGAGCGGCTGACGCCCCGCATCGCCAGCACCGCCAAGGCGCTGTACGCGGTGTACTTCGCGTTTTCGATCCTGTGCTTCCTGGCGTACCGGGCCGTCGGCCTGTCCTGGTTCGAGGCCTGGTGCCACATGGCCACGACCATGGGGCTGGGCGGCTTTTCCACCTGGGATGACGGCTTCGCCCATTTCGATTCCGTGGCCGTGGAAATGGTGGCCATGGTGTTCATGCTGATCGCCGGCATCAACTTCGCCACGCATTTCAACGCCTTCCGCCAGCGCAGCCCGCGCGCCTACCTGCGTTGCCCGGAAGCCATTCCCTACCTGGTGGTGGTGCTGGGCGTGGGCCTGGTGATCTCGGTGTTCCTGTACGTCAAGGGCGTCTACCAGGAGCCGCTGCAGGCGCTGCGCTATGGCATGTTCAACACCATCTCCATGGCCACCACCACCGGCTACGCCAACACCGATTTCGCCCAGTGGCCGTTGTTTGCGCCGCTTACGATGCTGCTGCTGTCGGGGTTTGCCACCTCGGCCGGGTCGACGGGCGGTGGCATCAAGATGATCCGGGCGATCCTGCTGGTCAAGCAGGCTCGCAATGAGTTGGTAACAATGTTGCACCCGCATGCGGTCAGCCCGGTGCGCATCAATGGCCGCGCGGTGGAAGCGCGGACCATGTCGTCGGTGCTGGCGTTCATGCTGTTCTACGGCCTGTCCATCGCCGTTTTCACCAGCCTGCTGCTGTTGTCCGGGCTGGACCCGATCACGGCCTTCTCGGCCGTGTTCGCCAGCGTCAACAACACCGGTCCCGGCCTGGGCCCGGTCGGGCCCATGGGCAATTTCGCCGTGCTGTCCGACTTCCAGATCTGGGTGTGCACCTTCGCCATGCTGATCGGCCGCCTGGAATTGCTGACGGTGCTGGTGCTGTTCACGCCCATTTTCTGGCGCAAATAG
- a CDS encoding Bug family tripartite tricarboxylate transporter substrate binding protein: MTHTRKFRVGRLLRGLCLSLAAVLPAAAHADWPDRPIHMVVPFPPGSSPDILARTISEPLAQALGQPIVIDNKPGAGGNIGTRIVSQAKPDGYTLLYTINGPLVTAPTLYKKTLGYDPLHDLAPVTLVGTSPNVLTVPGNLRNVDSVQDFVRMVKEHGSSLNYGSVGPGSSAHLAMEMFKERAGIDMAHIPYAGFPQVISAIIGGDIQAGFMVPAIAVPQTRDGKVKVLAVTSLQPSDTLPGIPTMAAQGYPDFEAISWNAILVPADTPTPIIERLNSELTRIINSDTVRKQMALQYFTPAASTPEALTVRIRDEKARWDQVIQKLNLSLD; this comes from the coding sequence ATGACGCACACCCGCAAGTTCCGGGTCGGCCGCCTGTTGCGCGGCCTCTGCCTGAGCCTGGCGGCCGTCCTGCCGGCCGCCGCTCACGCCGACTGGCCAGATCGCCCCATCCACATGGTGGTGCCCTTCCCGCCCGGGTCGTCGCCGGACATCCTGGCGCGCACCATTTCCGAACCCCTGGCCCAGGCCCTGGGACAACCCATCGTCATCGACAACAAGCCTGGCGCCGGGGGCAACATCGGCACCCGCATCGTGTCCCAGGCCAAGCCCGACGGCTACACCCTGCTCTATACGATCAACGGCCCGCTGGTCACCGCCCCCACGCTCTACAAGAAGACGCTGGGCTATGACCCGCTGCACGACCTGGCGCCCGTGACGCTGGTCGGCACCAGCCCCAATGTGCTGACCGTGCCCGGCAACCTCAGGAACGTGGACTCGGTGCAGGACTTCGTTCGCATGGTGAAAGAGCACGGCAGCTCGCTGAATTACGGTTCCGTCGGCCCCGGCAGCTCGGCCCATCTCGCCATGGAAATGTTCAAGGAACGCGCCGGCATCGACATGGCGCACATCCCCTACGCAGGCTTCCCGCAGGTGATCAGCGCCATCATCGGCGGCGACATCCAGGCCGGTTTCATGGTCCCCGCCATCGCCGTGCCGCAGACCCGCGACGGCAAGGTCAAGGTCCTGGCCGTCACCAGCCTGCAGCCCAGCGACACCCTGCCGGGCATCCCGACCATGGCCGCGCAGGGCTACCCGGACTTCGAGGCCATCTCCTGGAATGCCATTCTGGTCCCCGCCGATACCCCGACGCCCATCATCGAGCGCCTGAACAGCGAACTGACCCGCATTATCAACAGCGACACGGTCCGCAAGCAGATGGCGCTGCAGTACTTCACCCCCGCCGCCTCCACCCCCGAAGCCCTCACCGTCCGCATCCGCGACGAAAAGGCCCGCTGGGACCAGGTCATCCAGAAACTCAACCTGTCGCTGGACTGA
- a CDS encoding murein hydrolase activator EnvC family protein, giving the protein MVRMAGWLLAVMLAGGVLPAGAVSNDLAGRQSDAEKQQAQLRDRIENLQKDIDTREAARKEAADALKQSESAISRINLRLKELAEANRQAAADLSGLEKQITAQQAVLAKRRVELADQLRTQYTSGLSPWTALLSGDDPQVLGRNLGYLDYVSQARARAVEALRADIDRLAALQGRADARRAEIEKLVAETSEQKTALVAQQKERATLLAQLEGQIAAQRAEANKLGRDDQRLSRLITDLDAAIIKQAEEARKAEEARRRAEEARKAEEARRAEEARKKAEADRRAEEARRKAEADRKAAADKAAADSARRDRDAREAAAAREQVEAASRQGRGPVAVADPDAAGLRPADSRHPRLTGPAETPPAKPAEPPKKAEPVEEPATQTRSAPSQQATRPAPVGGGNGLRHGLAAPVRGQVQGRFGVDRPDGGVWRGIVLRAPEGTPVKVVAPGTVVYADWLRGFGNLIIVDHGQQYLTVYAYNQSLLKRVGDSVAAGDTIASVGATGGQVESGLYFEIRHRGAPVDPAQWLAQ; this is encoded by the coding sequence ATGGTGCGCATGGCGGGGTGGTTGTTGGCGGTCATGCTGGCCGGTGGAGTGCTGCCGGCGGGCGCCGTGTCCAACGATCTCGCCGGCCGCCAGTCCGATGCCGAGAAGCAGCAGGCGCAGCTGCGCGACCGTATCGAAAACCTGCAGAAGGACATCGATACGCGCGAAGCCGCCCGCAAGGAAGCCGCCGATGCCTTGAAACAGTCGGAATCGGCGATTTCCAGGATCAACCTGCGCCTGAAGGAACTGGCCGAAGCCAACCGCCAGGCGGCGGCCGACCTGTCCGGCCTGGAAAAACAGATCACGGCCCAGCAGGCCGTGCTGGCCAAGCGCCGGGTCGAGCTGGCCGACCAGCTGCGCACCCAATACACCAGTGGCCTGTCGCCCTGGACCGCGCTGCTGTCCGGCGATGATCCCCAGGTGCTGGGGCGCAACCTGGGCTACCTGGATTATGTCTCCCAGGCCCGGGCCCGCGCGGTCGAGGCGCTGCGCGCCGATATCGACCGCCTGGCGGCCCTGCAGGGCCGCGCCGATGCCCGCCGCGCCGAGATCGAAAAGCTGGTCGCCGAAACCTCCGAACAAAAGACCGCGTTGGTGGCCCAGCAGAAAGAACGCGCCACGCTGCTGGCGCAGCTGGAAGGCCAGATCGCCGCCCAGCGCGCCGAAGCGAACAAGCTGGGGCGTGACGACCAGCGCCTGTCGCGCCTGATCACCGACCTGGACGCGGCCATCATCAAGCAGGCCGAAGAGGCCCGCAAGGCCGAAGAGGCGCGGCGTCGCGCCGAGGAAGCCCGCAAGGCCGAGGAAGCCCGGCGCGCCGAAGAGGCCCGCAAGAAGGCCGAGGCCGACCGTCGTGCCGAGGAAGCCCGCCGGAAGGCGGAAGCCGACCGCAAGGCGGCCGCCGACAAGGCCGCGGCCGACAGCGCCCGGCGTGACCGCGACGCGCGCGAGGCCGCCGCCGCCCGCGAACAGGTCGAGGCCGCGTCGCGCCAGGGCCGTGGCCCGGTCGCCGTGGCCGATCCCGACGCCGCCGGCCTGCGCCCGGCCGATTCGCGCCATCCCCGCCTGACCGGCCCGGCCGAGACGCCGCCGGCAAAACCCGCGGAGCCCCCCAAAAAGGCGGAACCCGTGGAAGAGCCCGCCACTCAAACCCGCAGCGCGCCCAGCCAACAGGCGACGCGCCCCGCGCCGGTCGGCGGCGGCAATGGCCTGCGCCATGGCCTGGCGGCACCCGTGCGCGGCCAGGTGCAGGGCCGTTTCGGGGTCGACCGTCCGGATGGCGGCGTCTGGCGCGGTATCGTGCTGCGCGCGCCCGAAGGAACGCCGGTGAAGGTGGTGGCGCCCGGCACGGTGGTCTACGCCGATTGGCTGCGGGGTTTCGGCAATCTCATCATTGTGGATCATGGCCAGCAATATCTGACCGTCTATGCTTACAACCAAAGTCTGCTCAAACGGGTGGGCGATTCCGTCGCGGCGGGGGATACTATTGCTTCGGTAGGCGCAACCGGCGGCCAAGTGGAATCCGGCCTATACTTTGAAATTCGCCATCGCGGCGCTCCTGTGGATCCAGCCCAGTGGCTGGCCCAGTAA